A genomic region of Pseudoxanthomonas suwonensis contains the following coding sequences:
- a CDS encoding S66 peptidase family protein, whose product MQRRHFIGSAALAALVLPLVRGGEVLAAPHRRLLPVPLNPGDTIALVSPSAATDDPFDLQLAREAMEALGFKVKLGPHLGSRWGHLAGSDAERAGDLNAMFADREVRAIVCARGGSGAARLLPLLDYALIRRHPKVLLGYSDITALHNALLTQAGLVSFHGPIGSGSWNSFNVDQFRRVFFERELVEYRNVAEAGDELVPRRNRTVTLTGGKARGELVGGNLTVLTALAGSRYLPDFTGKILFLEDVSEAPYRIDRMFSTLKLMGALDRIAGLIFGECTDCNPGGGYGSLNLQQILDDHITPLKIPAYRGAMIGHIRQQFIVPVGGRVEMDADAGTFRLLEPVFQG is encoded by the coding sequence ATGCAAAGGCGACACTTCATCGGAAGCGCGGCACTTGCGGCCTTGGTGCTGCCGCTGGTCCGCGGCGGCGAGGTACTGGCGGCCCCGCACCGGCGCTTGTTGCCAGTGCCGCTCAACCCGGGCGACACCATCGCCCTGGTCAGCCCGTCGGCGGCCACCGACGATCCGTTCGACCTGCAGCTGGCGCGGGAGGCCATGGAGGCGCTGGGCTTCAAGGTGAAGCTCGGCCCGCACCTGGGCTCGCGCTGGGGCCACCTGGCCGGCAGCGACGCCGAGCGTGCCGGCGACCTCAACGCCATGTTCGCCGACCGGGAGGTCAGGGCCATCGTCTGCGCCCGCGGCGGCTCCGGTGCCGCGCGGCTGCTGCCGCTGCTCGACTACGCGCTGATCCGCCGCCACCCCAAGGTGCTGCTGGGCTATTCGGACATCACCGCCCTGCACAACGCGCTGCTGACGCAGGCCGGGCTGGTCAGCTTCCACGGGCCGATCGGCTCGGGCAGCTGGAACAGCTTCAACGTCGACCAGTTCCGGCGCGTGTTCTTCGAGCGCGAGCTGGTGGAGTACCGGAACGTGGCCGAGGCCGGCGACGAGCTGGTGCCGCGCAGGAACCGCACCGTCACCCTCACCGGCGGCAAGGCCCGCGGCGAACTGGTCGGCGGCAACCTCACCGTGCTGACTGCGCTGGCCGGCTCGCGCTACCTGCCGGATTTCACCGGCAAGATCCTGTTCCTGGAGGACGTGTCGGAAGCGCCGTACCGCATCGACCGGATGTTCAGCACGCTCAAGCTGATGGGCGCGCTGGACCGGATCGCCGGCCTGATCTTCGGCGAATGCACCGACTGCAATCCTGGCGGCGGCTACGGCTCGCTGAACCTGCAGCAGATCCTCGACGACCACATCACGCCGCTGAAAATCCCCGCCTACCGCGGCGCGATGATCGGCCACATCCGCCAGCAGTTCATCGTGCCGGTGGGCGGCCGGGTGGAGATGGATGCCGACGCGGGCACTTTCCGCCTGCTGGAACCCGTGTTCCAGGGCTGA
- a CDS encoding CPBP family intramembrane glutamic endopeptidase, with translation MPCVHPIQRESVIAIAARRSPGRALGLLLVVVVASTLWFASPAFPLAWLRQWQLASGGWVSVTLMASVLLGGLQLLVIFGPGRQRPGDVGWRRRALGPALLATVGLWAAMQLASVAAAWSSGTTLQPAAAWSTGLGVALGPLLAQLLGTALMEETVFRGYLWPQLARRLADGGAGRHAPWIGLVASQLLFGLLHVPLQLQAGAGSEAIVGMVLMLFVVGVVFALLYAATRNLFVAVGAHALGNAPTPLFEPQGPAPTMVLLAGVTALGIGAWWWQRRQEGRHAAGR, from the coding sequence GTGCCCTGCGTCCACCCCATCCAACGGGAGAGCGTCATCGCGATCGCCGCGCGCCGTTCGCCCGGCCGGGCACTCGGCCTGCTGCTTGTCGTCGTGGTGGCGTCGACGCTGTGGTTCGCCTCGCCGGCGTTCCCGCTGGCGTGGCTGAGGCAGTGGCAGCTGGCCAGCGGTGGCTGGGTGTCGGTCACATTGATGGCCTCGGTGCTGCTGGGCGGCCTTCAGCTGCTGGTGATCTTCGGCCCGGGCCGGCAACGCCCGGGCGACGTCGGTTGGCGGCGGCGCGCGCTGGGGCCGGCGTTGCTGGCCACCGTGGGCCTGTGGGCGGCGATGCAGCTGGCGAGCGTGGCGGCTGCGTGGTCGTCCGGGACGACCCTGCAACCGGCGGCCGCCTGGAGCACCGGCCTCGGCGTGGCCCTGGGACCGTTGCTGGCGCAGTTGCTGGGGACGGCGCTGATGGAGGAAACGGTGTTCCGCGGCTACCTGTGGCCGCAGCTGGCCCGGCGGCTGGCCGACGGCGGCGCCGGGCGCCATGCGCCATGGATCGGCCTGGTCGCCTCGCAGCTGCTGTTCGGGTTGCTGCATGTGCCGCTGCAGCTGCAGGCCGGCGCCGGGAGCGAGGCGATTGTCGGCATGGTGCTGATGCTGTTCGTGGTCGGCGTGGTGTTCGCGTTGCTGTATGCGGCCACGCGCAACCTGTTCGTCGCCGTCGGCGCGCACGCATTGGGCAACGCACCGACGCCGCTGTTCGAGCCGCAAGGTCCGGCGCCGACGATGGTACTGCTGGCGGGCGTGACCGCATTGGGGATCGGGGCATGGTGGTGGCAGCGCCGGCAGGAGGGGCGGCATGCGGCCGGCCGATGA
- a CDS encoding endonuclease/exonuclease/phosphatase family protein, which produces MDYSRYPSQVVQDIIRLRRRIQAAGLPPRRTDANVIVGTWNLQKFGGFHPAWTENPGSPKRNLRCLALIAEVIRGFDVIALQEVQRDTSALRYLMEHFLGSHWAVLLTDVTAGDKGNSERLAYLYDTRRVVLSGLSGEIVLPLAPAGVPEQFDRTPYIAGFRAGQEHFTLLTVHIRYGALPANRLPELQQFAHYAARELRERTRTGQSREEPNLLVLGDFNIDRRQGNPLFDAFVETGLWVPEALQAVRTTTGKRAKHYDQIAWFQGEDFGLRPSGLAGTIDFAGAVFQELAQTQVSPRISDHLPLWIEFSTDRSEEAMAGILGWIWTILSRSPGCRTEAGTGGAPSAFRFFRRS; this is translated from the coding sequence GTGGACTACTCCCGATACCCGAGCCAAGTGGTCCAGGACATCATCCGCCTCCGCCGCCGCATCCAGGCGGCCGGCCTGCCGCCGCGGCGCACCGATGCCAACGTCATCGTCGGCACCTGGAACCTGCAGAAGTTCGGTGGTTTCCATCCGGCCTGGACGGAAAACCCGGGCAGCCCCAAGCGCAATCTGCGCTGCCTGGCGCTCATCGCCGAGGTCATCCGCGGCTTCGACGTGATCGCCCTGCAGGAGGTCCAGCGCGATACCTCCGCGCTGCGCTACCTGATGGAGCATTTCCTCGGTTCCCACTGGGCGGTGCTGCTCACCGACGTGACCGCCGGCGACAAGGGCAACTCCGAGCGGCTGGCCTACCTGTACGACACGCGGCGGGTGGTGCTGTCCGGGCTGTCGGGCGAGATCGTGCTGCCGCTTGCGCCTGCCGGAGTGCCCGAGCAGTTCGACCGCACGCCCTACATTGCCGGATTCCGCGCGGGCCAGGAGCACTTCACCCTGCTCACGGTCCACATCCGCTACGGCGCCCTCCCGGCCAACCGCCTCCCCGAACTGCAGCAGTTCGCCCACTACGCCGCGCGGGAACTGCGCGAGCGCACGCGCACCGGCCAGAGCCGCGAGGAGCCGAACCTGCTGGTCCTGGGCGACTTCAACATCGACAGGCGCCAAGGCAACCCGCTGTTCGATGCCTTCGTCGAGACCGGCCTGTGGGTGCCCGAGGCCCTGCAGGCGGTCAGGACCACCACCGGCAAGAGGGCCAAGCATTACGACCAGATCGCCTGGTTCCAGGGCGAGGACTTCGGGCTGCGGCCCAGCGGACTTGCGGGGACCATCGACTTCGCCGGCGCCGTGTTCCAGGAGCTGGCCCAGACCCAGGTGTCGCCCCGCATCAGTGACCACCTGCCGCTGTGGATCGAGTTCTCCACCGACCGCAGCGAGGAGGCGATGGCGGGCATCCTGGGGTGGATATGGACCATCCTGAGCCGTTCGCCGGGGTGCCGGACTGAGGCGGGCACGGGCGGCGCGCCGTCCGCTTTCCGCTTTTTTCGTAGGAGCTGA
- a CDS encoding VOC family protein, whose product MTSKNTICLWFDGTALDAATFYARTFPDSAVTAVHHAPGDFPSGKQGDVLTVEFTVLGIPCLGLNGGSAFRHSEAFSFQVATDDQAETDRLWNAIVGNGGQESACGWCKDKWGLSWQITPRVLTEAVTGPDRAAAKRAFEAMMTMRKIDVAAIEAARQG is encoded by the coding sequence ATGACGTCCAAGAACACGATCTGCCTGTGGTTCGACGGCACCGCACTTGATGCTGCGACGTTCTATGCCCGGACCTTTCCGGACAGCGCGGTGACGGCCGTGCACCACGCCCCGGGCGACTTTCCTTCCGGCAAGCAGGGCGACGTACTGACGGTTGAATTCACCGTGCTGGGCATTCCCTGCCTCGGCCTCAACGGCGGGTCGGCGTTCCGGCACAGCGAGGCCTTCTCGTTCCAGGTGGCCACCGACGACCAGGCCGAAACCGACCGCCTGTGGAACGCGATCGTCGGCAACGGCGGCCAGGAAAGCGCCTGCGGCTGGTGCAAGGACAAATGGGGCCTGTCGTGGCAGATCACTCCGCGCGTGCTGACCGAGGCCGTCACCGGTCCCGACCGCGCAGCCGCCAAGCGGGCGTTCGAGGCCATGATGACGATGCGGAAGATCGACGTCGCCGCGATCGAGGCGGCACGGCAGGGTTGA
- a CDS encoding alpha/beta hydrolase family protein: protein MVTKLLGLLTVVAMASVLWFWPREPALDPEAACHVGTWRLDDGRTVDLSPLSDGRSLRWRLLDGRSGRLRPEPVGQWRNLQGWTNRPAPEQVALGDCQAPALRLEGHAAQRLAFEVSETRFPARGAQLAGRLVLPPGDAPVPIAVLVHGSEDRSARRYDAMQRLLPAQGVGVFVYDKRGTGASTGKYTQDFDLLADDAVAALQQARRLAGARASRVGFSGGSQAGWIAPLAATRSDADFVAVAYGLADSPLAEDRDQVMLDLQAAGHGPEVLGKAREVTDATGAIMASGFRDGYDRLEAVRAKYGHEPWWKDLRGEFTGDLLRHHRFALRLAGPLFDQGTSWEYDPMPTLRAQRAPLLWILAGADREAPPEETRRRLLAVASETGRLTVVEFPDTDHGVLEFETGPDGARTPTRVAAGYYALLADWIRDDRLGEGDYGRAVVLARTVGQAR from the coding sequence ATGGTCACGAAGCTGCTCGGCCTGCTCACCGTGGTGGCCATGGCCTCCGTGCTGTGGTTCTGGCCGAGGGAGCCCGCGCTGGACCCGGAAGCGGCCTGCCATGTCGGCACCTGGCGCCTGGATGACGGACGCACCGTGGACCTGTCGCCGTTGAGCGACGGGCGTTCGCTGCGCTGGCGGTTGCTCGATGGCCGCAGCGGGCGCCTGCGTCCGGAGCCGGTGGGCCAGTGGCGCAACCTGCAGGGCTGGACCAACCGCCCCGCACCGGAGCAGGTCGCGCTCGGCGACTGCCAGGCACCCGCGCTCCGGCTTGAGGGACATGCCGCGCAGCGGCTGGCGTTCGAGGTGAGCGAAACCCGCTTCCCGGCCCGTGGCGCGCAGCTGGCCGGCCGGCTGGTGCTGCCACCCGGCGATGCGCCGGTACCGATCGCGGTGCTCGTGCACGGCTCCGAGGACCGGTCGGCGCGTCGCTACGACGCGATGCAGCGCCTGCTGCCGGCACAGGGCGTGGGCGTGTTCGTCTACGACAAGCGCGGCACCGGCGCCAGCACCGGCAAGTACACCCAGGATTTCGACCTGCTCGCCGACGATGCGGTGGCCGCGCTGCAGCAGGCGCGGCGGCTGGCTGGGGCGCGCGCCTCGCGCGTCGGGTTCAGCGGCGGCAGCCAGGCCGGCTGGATCGCACCGCTGGCCGCCACGCGCAGCGACGCGGATTTCGTCGCAGTGGCCTACGGCCTGGCCGACAGCCCGCTGGCCGAGGACCGCGACCAGGTCATGCTCGACCTGCAGGCCGCCGGCCATGGCCCCGAGGTGCTCGGCAAGGCGCGCGAAGTGACCGACGCCACCGGCGCGATCATGGCCTCCGGCTTCCGCGACGGTTATGACCGCCTGGAAGCGGTGCGCGCGAAGTACGGCCACGAGCCGTGGTGGAAGGACCTGCGCGGCGAGTTCACCGGCGACCTGCTGCGCCATCACCGTTTCGCGCTGCGCCTGGCCGGCCCGCTGTTCGACCAGGGCACGAGCTGGGAGTACGACCCGATGCCGACCCTGCGCGCGCAACGCGCGCCACTGCTGTGGATCCTCGCCGGCGCCGACCGCGAGGCGCCGCCCGAGGAGACGCGCCGGCGCCTGCTGGCCGTCGCAAGCGAAACCGGCCGCCTCACCGTGGTCGAGTTCCCGGACACCGACCACGGCGTGCTCGAGTTCGAGACGGGACCCGACGGTGCACGGACACCGACGCGCGTGGCCGCAGGCTACTACGCGCTGCTGGCCGACTGGATCCGCGACGACCGCCTGGGCGAAGGCGACTACGGCCGCGCAGTCGTGCTGGCACGCACGGTTGGCCAGGCGCGGTAG
- a CDS encoding DUF885 domain-containing protein — protein MRRHAVLFLACLSACGIAAPMPASAASPPLEDAQAPHALGALVDAQTMRAIGTDPEVRTLLGMSGDGIDLSGQLTDVSLPRREVLRATMRDNLAELEGYAAAHEIVGQDRWSLGLMRWLYQRQIEMMAPDWAPAWLPAGATVYAVDQLFSIPVSLPQFMENQHVVRDEDSALAYVSRLHAIGAKLDQVRDNFDLQAGQGVLPPQVALEGAAAQIRALIAPPAAQSRFVLALQRKLENTSLPAQRRQELVAQAVAAVETDTNPGYARLLARLDAAIATRPGDQGMWSLPGGDAYYDAALRWNTSTDLDADQIHRLGLSEVARIQNEMDRLLRAQGMAKGTVGERMAALTHDPRFLYADSEAGRAELVADIHAILARLEPHLPEYFSRVPAPLEVRTVAVEAQATAPGAYYLGPAMDGSRPGLYFINLGNPKANTRWSLPTLTYHEGSPGHHFQIAIGQTLTDLPLMRRSLNPSAFTEGWALYAEQLVAEMGLYRDDPWGDIGRLRAELFRSVRLVVDTGLHRKRWTPEQAIAYMHAQTGMDPAEVRTEVYRYLVQPGQASSYKVGHLKFVELRERARAQLGEHFDIRAFHDLLLGNGAVPLAVLEAAVDDWIAMVKSTPAT, from the coding sequence ATGCGTCGCCACGCCGTCTTGTTCCTGGCCTGCCTGTCCGCCTGCGGCATCGCTGCGCCGATGCCCGCATCCGCCGCATCGCCGCCGCTGGAGGACGCGCAGGCCCCGCACGCGCTGGGCGCGCTGGTCGACGCGCAGACCATGCGCGCGATCGGCACCGATCCGGAGGTGCGCACGCTGCTGGGCATGTCCGGCGATGGCATCGACCTGTCCGGGCAGCTGACCGACGTTTCGCTGCCGCGCCGCGAGGTGCTGCGCGCGACCATGCGCGACAACCTCGCCGAACTGGAAGGCTACGCCGCCGCCCACGAGATCGTCGGCCAGGACCGCTGGAGCCTGGGCCTGATGCGCTGGCTGTACCAGCGCCAGATCGAGATGATGGCCCCGGACTGGGCGCCGGCCTGGCTGCCGGCCGGCGCGACCGTCTATGCGGTCGACCAGCTGTTCAGCATCCCGGTGTCGCTGCCGCAGTTCATGGAGAACCAGCACGTGGTGCGCGACGAGGACAGTGCGCTGGCCTATGTTTCGCGGCTGCATGCCATCGGCGCCAAGCTCGACCAGGTGCGCGACAACTTCGACCTGCAGGCCGGGCAGGGCGTGCTGCCGCCGCAGGTGGCGCTTGAAGGCGCCGCCGCGCAGATCCGCGCCCTCATCGCGCCGCCGGCGGCGCAGAGCCGCTTCGTGCTCGCGCTGCAGCGCAAGCTCGAGAACACCTCGCTGCCGGCGCAGCGGCGGCAGGAGCTGGTGGCGCAGGCGGTGGCGGCAGTGGAGACCGACACCAACCCCGGTTATGCGCGCCTGCTGGCGCGGCTGGACGCGGCCATCGCCACCCGGCCGGGAGACCAGGGAATGTGGTCGTTGCCCGGCGGCGATGCGTACTACGACGCCGCGCTGCGCTGGAACACCAGCACCGACCTGGATGCCGACCAGATCCATCGCCTGGGCCTGTCCGAGGTCGCGCGCATCCAGAACGAGATGGACCGCCTGCTGCGCGCGCAGGGCATGGCCAAGGGCACGGTCGGCGAGCGCATGGCCGCGCTGACCCACGATCCGCGCTTCCTGTACGCCGACTCCGAGGCCGGCCGCGCCGAACTGGTCGCCGACATCCACGCGATCCTGGCCCGGCTCGAACCGCACCTGCCCGAATACTTCAGCCGCGTGCCGGCGCCGCTGGAAGTGCGCACGGTGGCGGTCGAGGCGCAGGCGACCGCACCGGGCGCCTACTACCTGGGGCCGGCGATGGACGGCTCGCGCCCGGGCCTGTACTTCATCAACCTCGGCAATCCGAAGGCGAACACGCGCTGGAGCCTGCCGACCCTGACCTACCACGAAGGCTCGCCGGGGCACCACTTCCAGATCGCCATCGGCCAGACCCTGACCGACCTGCCGCTGATGCGCCGCAGCCTCAACCCCAGCGCCTTCACCGAGGGCTGGGCGCTCTACGCCGAACAGCTGGTCGCGGAGATGGGCCTGTACCGCGACGACCCCTGGGGCGACATCGGTCGCCTGCGCGCCGAGCTGTTCCGGTCGGTGCGGCTGGTGGTGGACACCGGCCTGCACCGCAAGCGCTGGACCCCGGAGCAGGCGATCGCCTACATGCACGCGCAGACCGGGATGGATCCGGCCGAGGTGCGCACCGAGGTCTACCGCTACCTGGTGCAGCCGGGGCAAGCCAGCTCGTACAAGGTCGGCCACCTGAAGTTCGTGGAGTTGCGCGAGCGCGCCCGCGCGCAGCTCGGAGAGCACTTCGACATCCGCGCCTTCCACGACCTGCTGCTGGGCAACGGTGCCGTGCCGCTGGCGGTGCTGGAGGCGGCGGTGGACGACTGGATCGCGATGGTGAAGAGCACGCCGGCGACTTGA
- a CDS encoding HdeD family acid-resistance protein, with protein MVRLAMLLVGADAFRRRWWLLWLAGVLWIGLGAWLAIDASDGVLFYAVELLGLVLVLQGLGALFAAGRKPPSVRPLLYLRATALVVLGLLVAMPLRVDHGIPDRLLFGSAFLIDGAIRTASAWVVRFRHWHVALAAGVAEMLVAIAVATNWPLHHHYTVPMAFGMILAVSGWSAILLALQIRRLPPGTSITSLPLFSARSWYRATAAPVVLHTRPETHAEPMILHVWTPVGSADHPQRRLLVDRYIAAVDAKGVISTGHSSLERLPDLYISHYPAVEIDHSPDDFTHLLRAGPENDVPGRWQPGYAFEVSQWCEADQHVRFHYYNAGALEQFWANYRVDATYNLTSRSCSTVTALAIESALEGTRTSRWPLLTFLRLLCDPNVWTAALLRRRGATMAWTPGLVLDYARLLRVIVGHRHRTGAESGAAPAAGAETA; from the coding sequence ATGGTGCGATTGGCGATGCTGCTGGTGGGTGCCGACGCCTTCAGGCGGCGCTGGTGGCTGCTGTGGCTGGCCGGCGTGCTGTGGATCGGCCTGGGCGCATGGCTGGCGATCGACGCCTCCGACGGCGTGCTGTTCTATGCGGTGGAACTGCTGGGCCTGGTGCTGGTCCTGCAGGGCCTGGGCGCGCTGTTCGCCGCCGGACGCAAGCCGCCATCGGTGCGGCCGCTGCTGTACCTGCGGGCCACGGCCCTGGTCGTGCTCGGCCTGCTGGTGGCGATGCCGTTGCGGGTGGACCACGGCATCCCCGACCGGCTGCTGTTCGGCTCCGCCTTCCTGATCGATGGCGCCATCCGCACCGCCTCGGCCTGGGTGGTCCGGTTCCGCCACTGGCACGTCGCGCTGGCGGCCGGCGTGGCGGAGATGCTGGTGGCGATCGCGGTGGCGACCAACTGGCCGCTGCACCACCACTACACGGTGCCGATGGCCTTCGGCATGATCCTGGCCGTGTCGGGCTGGAGCGCGATCCTGCTGGCACTGCAGATCCGCCGCCTGCCGCCCGGCACCTCGATCACTTCGCTGCCACTCTTCTCCGCGCGCAGCTGGTACCGCGCCACCGCCGCGCCGGTCGTGCTGCACACCCGTCCCGAAACCCACGCCGAGCCGATGATCCTGCACGTGTGGACGCCGGTGGGATCGGCGGACCATCCGCAGCGCCGGCTGCTGGTGGACCGCTACATTGCCGCGGTCGACGCCAAGGGCGTGATCTCCACCGGGCACTCGTCGCTGGAACGCCTGCCGGACCTGTACATCAGCCACTACCCGGCCGTTGAGATCGACCATTCCCCCGACGACTTCACCCACCTGCTGCGGGCCGGCCCGGAGAACGACGTGCCCGGGCGCTGGCAGCCCGGCTACGCGTTCGAGGTCTCGCAATGGTGCGAAGCCGACCAGCACGTGCGCTTCCACTACTACAACGCCGGCGCGCTTGAGCAGTTCTGGGCCAACTACCGCGTCGACGCCACCTACAACCTCACCAGCCGCAGCTGCTCCACGGTGACCGCGCTGGCGATCGAATCGGCGCTGGAAGGCACCCGCACTTCCCGGTGGCCGCTGCTGACCTTCCTGCGCCTGCTGTGCGACCCCAACGTCTGGACCGCGGCGCTGCTGCGCCGGCGCGGCGCCACCATGGCCTGGACCCCGGGCCTGGTGCTGGACTACGCGCGGCTGCTGCGGGTGATCGTGGGCCATCGCCACCGCACCGGCGCCGAAAGCGGCGCCGCCCCGGCGGCCGGCGCGGAAACGGCCTGA
- a CDS encoding MFS transporter produces MSTAARGPLAGLLPVHAAAAVFGLAYGLSAPLISLALHAQGVTESVIGANAAMYALGVLAVAPHLPRGIVRWGSWPLLAAGLALVALVLPAFWLLPWIGAWFVLRFLLGAASETVMVLTETWVSAGSGDAHRSTHIAIYTASLSAGFAIGPAILSVVGTHGWMAYAVGGLLPLVALAVLSIGRARPPVVPAETGHRGLLALAASAPLAMAGAALNAALEAAGLSLLPVYAVQQGWPATSATLLISTLMLGAIVLQLPVGWLGDRLPRRPLIVSLAVLSTLGACLWPWAMATPWLAYSLLFAWGGVFVGIYTLIVTEVGARYQGPELVAVYGAMSIAWGVGALLGPLGAGLALEVSPHGLPWFAAICCGLFALGVAVAGKQDEGR; encoded by the coding sequence ATGTCCACCGCCGCGCGCGGCCCCCTCGCCGGCCTGCTCCCGGTCCACGCCGCCGCCGCGGTGTTCGGCCTGGCCTATGGCCTGAGCGCGCCGCTGATCTCGCTGGCGCTGCACGCGCAAGGCGTCACCGAATCGGTGATCGGCGCCAACGCGGCGATGTATGCCCTGGGCGTGCTTGCGGTGGCGCCGCACCTGCCCCGCGGCATCGTCCGCTGGGGCAGCTGGCCGCTGCTGGCGGCGGGGCTGGCGCTGGTCGCCCTGGTGCTGCCGGCGTTCTGGCTGCTGCCGTGGATCGGCGCCTGGTTCGTGCTGCGCTTCCTGCTCGGCGCGGCCTCGGAAACGGTGATGGTGCTGACCGAGACCTGGGTGAGCGCCGGCAGCGGCGACGCGCACCGCTCCACCCACATCGCCATCTACACCGCCAGCCTGTCGGCCGGGTTCGCGATCGGCCCGGCGATCCTCAGCGTGGTCGGCACGCACGGCTGGATGGCCTACGCGGTCGGCGGCCTGCTGCCGCTGGTCGCCCTGGCCGTGCTCTCGATCGGGCGCGCCCGGCCGCCCGTCGTGCCGGCCGAAACCGGGCACCGCGGGCTGCTGGCGCTGGCCGCGTCCGCGCCATTGGCGATGGCCGGCGCGGCGCTCAACGCCGCGCTGGAGGCCGCCGGCCTGTCGCTGCTGCCGGTCTACGCGGTGCAGCAGGGCTGGCCCGCCACATCGGCCACCCTGCTGATCTCCACCCTGATGCTCGGCGCGATCGTGCTGCAGCTGCCCGTCGGCTGGCTCGGCGACCGGCTTCCGCGCCGGCCGCTGATCGTCTCGCTGGCCGTGCTGTCGACCCTGGGCGCCTGCCTGTGGCCCTGGGCGATGGCCACGCCCTGGCTGGCCTACTCCCTGCTGTTCGCCTGGGGCGGCGTCTTCGTCGGCATCTATACCCTGATCGTCACCGAGGTCGGCGCGCGCTACCAGGGCCCCGAACTGGTCGCGGTCTACGGCGCGATGTCCATCGCCTGGGGCGTGGGCGCGCTGCTGGGCCCGCTCGGCGCCGGCCTGGCGCTGGAAGTGTCGCCGCACGGACTGCCATGGTTCGCTGCCATCTGCTGCGGCCTGTTCGCGCTGGGGGTGGCGGTTGCGGGAAAGCAGGACGAAGGACGCTGA